Part of the Benincasa hispida cultivar B227 chromosome 11, ASM972705v1, whole genome shotgun sequence genome, aagtttatcACTTAACATCTATTTCGtagtttcaaattttcacccttttaaatttctaagatgaaagatcttgtattaatttattttcacctttaaattctttaaaatagtgtttattttaaaatgtgaGAGATTCAATTATAaaggactaaaataaaataacataagaGTTGAAGGAGaaaaacaatatataaatcacTTTGATTCtctactaaataaataaaagtgtgAGGATTCCAACATCTGATtggcaaaaattaatttaatttgaatttgaatttgcaGCGAAGCATCTAGAGTTGCCCTATTTAAGTGCATATCTCAATTCAATTGGAACAAATTTTCGACACGGCGCAAACTTTGCAACTGGTGGTTCCACAATTCGACGTCAGAACGAATCAGTGTTTGAGAATGGAGTTAGTCCATTTTCACTCGATATTCAAATTGTCCAGTTTCGTCAATTCAAAAATCGTACAATCGACCGATATCTCGAAGGTTGAGTTTCAACATTactgttgttttttttttttttagatatttttccATCCTCCTCTTTATGTTAGTGATTGTTcttaataattacaaaatatgtAATACAGCAGTAGATGACTCCATAAAAAACACTCTTCCAATACCAGAAGAGTTCTCAAAGGCTATTTTCACCATTGATATTGGCCAAAACGATCTCTCCGCTGGATTTCGAAAAATGACAAATGCCCAATTTCTAACGACAATTCCCAATATTATCGATGAATTCTCAAGAGCTATTGAAGTAAGTCGACTTTTGTTGATTGTATTGTGATTTCACTCTTAGATAAATTTAGGCTCATACttgattaaaatataatttttatcctTCCATTAAACTCATTTCATTCTTGTCCTTAAATGTTCCATATGGCTAAACATTAAATTATAACGTCAGTCCCTCAACTTTAATTAACTTCAATTACTATCTAGtctatcaattttaaaaaattctctgAAAGcgttaaaaacaaaaaacagctAATAAGTCatttattcaatatttctttGCAAAATTACAAGTTTACTCTCCCTTATTAGGATTTATATAAAGAAGGAGCAAGGGCATTTTGGGTACACAACACAGGGCCCATTGGGTGCATTCCGGTGGCAATTCGTAGCATTCCCAATCCAATCCCCGGAGATTTTGACCAAAACGGCTGCGTCAGGTACCAAAACGACGCCGCTTTGGAGTTCAACAAACAGCTTAAAGAACGAATCATTAAATTAAGAACAATTCTCTCAGATGCCTCTCTTGTATATGTGGATGTGTTTGCAGCTAAGCTCAAACTCATAGCTAATGCAAAGGAAGAAGGTAAATTTATTTGCATATTTAATGTTTATAATATGAAATcgattatattttttattttgtttggaTGGTAATTTAGAGtctaaattataagtttaatctttaaattttatatgcgttaaataaataaatatatctctaaacttttaattttatatttaatagattcctaaactataaaatttatttaaatttttctaaactttgaattttgtatCTTTATAGATCATTAAACTTTGGATTTGATAGATATGTTTAAAAGCCCATAAACTTACTgtacataaaatttaaagtttaataatttatttgacacaaagtttaattatttataatatattcattATACTTTAAAAGAGGGGTTGATTatgctaaaattttattatacacaaaattgaaaatttataaatctacgagatatttttttaaatcttagGACCTATTGTACATGTACAAACATGaaagtttaataaataaattttaatttattatatctaccctttatctaaatatttttggaaGATATGCACTGGATTTGGACATATGAAAATTGAACTCAAAATTGAAACCAATTtcaaattacatgaataaaataggtttaaatcctattttagttcttgaactttagattttattctattttggtccttaaacttttaaaaatatttattttagtttgtaaatttttaaaagtatttattttagtcACTTCTAATAAAATTATGTTAACTATTCAATGAAAATTTGAGGGAACTTGTATTTTTAGATGACTATGCTCTAGATATATTGAGCAAGATGAAGGTGAAGTGAAACATTAACAACAAACACACCAAAATACTAagatcaaaattttgaactaaaaatgtCTTTTAAATTCTCCCGCTTTGCcaccttattcaaaattgaaactatagattttttttagtgtATCTAACTTATTTAATAGCCTAATCATCCAAAAATACATATCACCTCAtcattttattaaagagttaataaaatattaacataacagagaccaaaataaacatttttgtaaagtttaatgattaaaatgaacaattttaaaaatttagaaaccaaaataaaacaatattaaaaattcatggactaaaagagacatttttctaaaatttatgaactaaaataaaataatgtacaaAGTTGAAggaccaaaataagatttaaattgataaaataataccaattttcaaatattattctttttctcttacaAATTTATTCTTGGGTGTTAAAATTTAGGATTTATGGAGAAGGGAGAAATATGTTGTGGATACCACGAGGGCAACAATCATGTGTGGTGCGGGAACAGGAAA contains:
- the LOC120091576 gene encoding GDSL esterase/lipase At5g14450-like isoform X1, whose translation is MKMKMKIQMALTVASILISMADSRACDFPAIYNFGDSNSDTGGISAAFYPTILPCGETFFHKTAGRGCDGRLIIDFIAKHLELPYLSAYLNSIGTNFRHGANFATGGSTIRRQNESVFENGVSPFSLDIQIVQFRQFKNRTIDRYLEAVDDSIKNTLPIPEEFSKAIFTIDIGQNDLSAGFRKMTNAQFLTTIPNIIDEFSRAIEDLYKEGARAFWVHNTGPIGCIPVAIRSIPNPIPGDFDQNGCVRYQNDAALEFNKQLKERIIKLRTILSDASLVYVDVFAAKLKLIANAKEEGFMEKGEICCGYHEGNNHVWCGNRKIINGSEVYGGSCDDPSKFISWDGVHYTEAANRWIANQIVKGSFSDPQIPITHACR
- the LOC120091576 gene encoding GDSL esterase/lipase At5g14450-like isoform X2, with translation MKMKMKIQMALTVASILISMADSRACDFPAIYNFGDSNSDTGGISAAFYPTILPCGETFFHKTAGRGCDGRLIIDFIAKHLELPYLSAYLNSIGTNFRHGANFATGGSTIRRQNESVFENGVSPFSLDIQIVQFRQFKNRTIDRYLEVDDSIKNTLPIPEEFSKAIFTIDIGQNDLSAGFRKMTNAQFLTTIPNIIDEFSRAIEDLYKEGARAFWVHNTGPIGCIPVAIRSIPNPIPGDFDQNGCVRYQNDAALEFNKQLKERIIKLRTILSDASLVYVDVFAAKLKLIANAKEEGFMEKGEICCGYHEGNNHVWCGNRKIINGSEVYGGSCDDPSKFISWDGVHYTEAANRWIANQIVKGSFSDPQIPITHACR